One part of the Ornithodoros turicata isolate Travis chromosome 2, ASM3712646v1, whole genome shotgun sequence genome encodes these proteins:
- the LOC135385149 gene encoding uncharacterized protein LOC135385149 — translation MVTCHLCPPADRQHYTTALGLQVHLANVHNLATPCIPFCETLCTLRNYTNRYELHLHDRDDDGQDVSTFFHENGRYLAGVLRHFGFPLRFYVLLKAELGRHTPEDEIIFVTQFIPSSVHTLWSERDVERAVIEVGTEVTNNLEKLEMQGSGFFLFRIHACILHVGRLAPQLIGCTDFELPNELKKKCRCLLNVDLHEDSEQNMCFAFCVLAGLHPAKGSYRRRASSYRSYLSQYVFPETFPVVFPKDVEMFEKQNDVSINVYGYDKDEKYVYPIKVVDDQCKKHVDLLLIDFHFVLITNFNALFTPPGYFHCKRCTMGFTTPGVLADHLLMCKQQKVSKTIFPKKGETLSFAGEHLMSEVPFYCVYDFESVLSPCSGGGNVYEEHIPSSFCLLVIRSCDSYVLKKHIYRGADCVSVFMELLRNLHDELYAMLHETVPLQMTPGDELEHSEATHCNICKEPFTKKQKVRDHDHVSGEFRQSLCQGCNLKLRIPRKVPIIAHNANYDLGFIVAHLHLLRKTDIRVIASSCQKFKAIDIGVFRFIDSLSFLNASLDTLTKNLCDKGESNFRCLRQFFAEEDYFRLVVRKGVFCYNYVTSFERYDEPCLPSRDQFFNQLNGSEVSEEDYRHAQNVFEKFQLKSLGEYSDLYLLTDALLLADVFQNFRIWALETHKIEPLHFVSLPGLSMSCALKMSRINLDLIHDPDAYLLIERGLRGGMTQCSTRMATANVPGTDQYDPEKPKTIIHYMDINGLYGTVMREPLPFGDFEWLSPEEVAGLDVTLVADYADVGYFLEVDLAYVQELHERHKDLPLAPEKMSVPYELLSDYQKDLMKKFNLPQHDIEPKLLLTLLDKKKYFLHYRSLKLYLQLGLRLEKIHRVLRFKQKPFLRSYVDFHHELRKQATNTFERNLYKSLINSVYGKTCMNVRKFVDCRLATSEEQVLRFLRKPNLKQFRALSSNVVLFQFAQSIVRMRQPLYLGFTILELSKVMMYDFYYNNLLRVAPDTRLLYMDTDSYIVMLSDEKALAELADTHLDTSGHSCDDSMYSTKNKMVLGKFKNEMPHDHILGFCCLKPKLYALDLHSKRRYNRAKGVKQCEAQKLHYSMYIDSLKLGEVYKVCQNLIVRKENINKSVCVTKVALNPLDTKRFICEDGIHTLPFGYASNGKM, via the coding sequence atggtgacatgccacctttgtcctccggccgatcggcagcactacacaacagcgctgggacttcaagttcatctggctaacgttcataaccttgcaacaccctgtatcccattttgtgagacactctgtacgctccgcaactataccaaccgctatgagcttcatctacatgacagagacgacgacgggcaggatgtcagcacattctttcatgaaaacggacgctaccttgccggtgtacttcgacatttcggatttccgttacgcttttatgttttgctgaaggcggaactcggtcgacatacgcctgaggatgagatcatatttgtcactcaatttattccttcgagtgtgcatacgctgtggtcggaacgagacgtagaacgtgctgtcattgaagtaggcactgaagtcaccaacaatttagaaaagcttgaaatgcaagggtcgggatttttcttatttcgaattcacgcctgcattcttcatgtcggtcgtctcgcaccacagctcattggttgtaccgactttgaattgccaaacgaattgaaaaaaaagtgtcggtgtcttctgaatgtcgaccttcacgaggatagtgaacagaacatgtgtttcgcattttgcgtacttgccggtctacatcctgcaaagggttcttacagacgcagagcttcatcctacaggtcatacctgtctcaatatgtatttccagagacgtttcctgtagtgttcccgaaagatgtagaaatgtttgagaagcagaacgatgtgagcattaacgtgtacggttatgacaaagatgaaaaatatgtttacccgattaaggttgttgacgaccagtgcaagaagcatgtcgacctactgctgattgacttccattttgtactcattactaatttcaatgctttgttcacaccacctggttattttcactgcaaacggtgtacgatgggtttcaccaccccgggtgtactcgccgatcatctactaatgtgtaaacaacaaaaagtgtccaagactatttttccaaagaaaggtgagacactgtcgtttgccggagagcatttgatgtcggaagttcccttctactgtgtatacgactttgagagtgtactatcaccgtgttcgggaggcgggaatgtctacgaggaacacatcccttcatccttctgtctcctcgtcatacgctcgtgcgattcgtatgtcttgaagaaacatatttaccgtggtgcagactgcgtttccgttttcatggaactattgcgtaatttgcatgatgagctgtatgcgatgttgcacgagactgtgcccttgcaaatgaccccaggagacgaactcgaacattctgaagccactcactgtaacatctgtaaagaaccattcactaagaagcagaaagtgcgagaccatgatcacgtaagtggagaatttcgccaatcattgtgtcagggatgtaatctgaaactgcggataccacggaaagtgcccatcattgcacataatgccaATTATGACCTCGGATTCATAGTAGCTCATCTGCACCTGCTTCGGAAGACAGACATCAGAGTGATAGCCTCCAGTTGTCAAAAGTTTAAGGCTATAGACATTGGTGTGTTCCGCTTCATAGACTCGTTAAGCTTCCTCAATGCTAGTCTCGACACACTGACGAAAAATCTATGTGACAAAGGTGAATCTAACTTCAGGTGTCTGCGTCAGTTTTTCGCAGAGGAGGACTACTTCAGGTTGGTTGTACGTAAAGGGGTTTTCTGTTATAACTACGTTACCTCTTTTGAACGTTACGACGAGCCCTGTTTGCCATCACGTGACCAGTTCTTTAACCAACTGAACGGATCAGAAGTGAGCGAGGAAGATTACCGCCATGCGCAAAAtgtgtttgaaaaatttcaactgaagagcctgggcgagtactcggatttgtaccttctgacggacgcattgcttctggcagacgtgtttcaaaacttccgaatatgggcgttggagacgcacaaaattgaaccacttcatttcgtgtcactcccgggactaagcatgtcttgcgcactaaaaatgagccggattaatctggatttaatccacgatcccgatgcctatctgttaattgaACGGGGCCTGCGTGGTGGTATGACCCAGTGTTCAACGCGAATGGCCACTGCAAATGTCCCAGGGACAGATCAGTACGATCCCGAAAAACCAAAGACCATAATTCATTACATGGACATAAATGGACTCTATGGCACAGTGATGCGTGAACCACTCCCATTCGGAGACTTTGAATGGCTGTCACCCGAAGAGGTTGCAGGTTTAGATGTAACCCTTGTTGCAGATTATGCAGACGTTGGTTATTTTTTAGAGGTAGACCTGGCCTACGTACAAGAGCTCCACGAACGACATAAAGATTTACCGCTCGCGCCCGAAAAAATGAGCGTCCCGTATGAGTTGCTTTCGGATTATCAGAAAGACCTGATGAAAAAATTTAACCTCCCACAGCATGATATAGAACCGAAATTACTCCTTACACTGCTTGACAAGAAGAAGTATTTTCTTCATTATCGCAGTCTAAAGTTGTACCTACAGTTGGGTCTTCGGCTCGAGAAAATTCACCGGGTGCTCAGGTTCAAACAAAAACCATTCCTGCGATCCTATGTTGACTTCCATCATGAactacgcaagcaggcaaccaataccttcgaacgtaacctgtacaagagtttaattaactccgtatatgggaaaacatgtatgaatgtacgaaagttcgtcgactgtcgcttagcaacttccgaggagcaagtgttgagattcttgcgtaaaccgaacctcaaacaattcagggctctaagctctaacgtagtcttgtttcagttcgctcaatcgatagtccgtatgcgacagcctctgtacctggggttcactattctcgagctgtctaaagtcatgatgtatgacttttattataacaacttgcttcgggtagccccggacacaaggctcttgtatatggacacagattcttatatcgtgatgctgagcgatgagaaggcccttgcggagctcgccgatacccaccttgatacatctggtcattcttgtgatgactcgatgtattctacgaaaaacaagatggtgctaggaaaatttaagaacgaaatgccccacgaccacatcctagggttctgttgcctgaaaccaaagctctatgcactagacctccatagtaaaagacgatacaatcgtgctaagggggtgaaacaatgtgaagcccagaagttgcattattcaatgtacatagactctcttaagcttggtgaagtgtacaaagtttgtcagaacctcattgtgcgcaaggaaaatataaataaaagtgtatgtgttacgaaagtagctttaaatcccctagacacaaagcgtttcatttgtgaggatggtatccacacgttaccctttgggtacgcatccaatggaaagatgtag
- the LOC135383005 gene encoding uncharacterized protein LOC135383005: MSHPCHAEECGTEESQQQRDLSHQDHSYAQHAPALSTQSTVVSPLAAVVTPLPGTSSGVLRAVSSPQHLGGGSGWHPPKDCPSSSSLAAPAQPTKGKLDNLRKKVHQLQALCSAPVFIDT, encoded by the exons ATGAGTCATCCTTGCCATGCTGAAG AGTGTGGTACTGAAGAAAGTCAGCAACAGCGTGATCTGTCTCATCAGGACCATAGCTACGCACAACACGCACCAGCCTTGTCAACACAGAGCACTGTTGTCTCCCCACTAGCTGCAGTTGTCACTCCTCTGCCAGGAACGTCGTCTGGTGTACTGCGTGCAGTCTCGTCACCTCAGCACTTAGGAG GTGGAAGTGGCTGGCATCCCCCCAAAGATTGCCCATCGTCCAGTAGTCTAGCAGCTCCAGCACAGCCAACAAAAGGCAAGCTGGATAACCTCCGCAAGAAAGTGCACCAGTTGCAAGCCCTGTGTTCAGCACCTGTGTTcatagatacctag